A single region of the Devosia sp. FJ2-5-3 genome encodes:
- a CDS encoding extracellular solute-binding protein translates to MTSLRILAASLAITTAMSTAAMAQTELSFWYHGAGNPVEREILVGIIDDFNASQADWKVVLQEFPQAAYNDSVVAAAVAGNLPDIIDVDGPVMPNWAWAGYMQPLQLSEGALDGFLPGAIGEYNGEVYSVGLWDAAIAMYARKSTLEKFDIRVPTLEEPWTREEFDEILATLKASGEFEYPLNLGMADQGEWYPYAFGPFLWSFGGDMVDRTTYETAEGALNGDAAIAFGEWWQSLFTNEYVPGTSQDMADHETGFIDGDYALQWNGNWVAVNTLNALGDDVLFLPAPDFGNGPKIGGASWQFGVSATSANPEGASAFIEFALKPEYLAAFSDAIGLVPATAEAAALTKNYAPGGALEVFYGLSEAQAMLRPVTPGYVFEALEFRKALSDIANGADVVDALDAATDAINADIARNNNYAVAN, encoded by the coding sequence ATGACATCCCTGCGCATTCTGGCAGCCAGCCTTGCGATAACGACCGCCATGAGCACCGCCGCCATGGCTCAGACGGAACTGAGCTTTTGGTACCACGGCGCCGGCAACCCGGTTGAGCGTGAAATCCTGGTCGGCATCATTGATGACTTCAACGCATCCCAGGCCGATTGGAAGGTCGTACTGCAGGAGTTTCCGCAGGCCGCCTACAACGATTCCGTTGTCGCCGCTGCCGTGGCCGGCAACCTTCCCGACATTATCGACGTCGATGGCCCGGTCATGCCCAATTGGGCCTGGGCCGGCTATATGCAGCCGCTGCAGCTTTCCGAAGGCGCGCTTGATGGCTTCCTGCCCGGCGCCATTGGCGAATATAACGGCGAGGTCTATTCGGTCGGACTCTGGGATGCGGCGATTGCCATGTATGCCCGCAAGTCGACGCTCGAAAAATTCGACATCCGCGTCCCAACCCTCGAGGAACCCTGGACCCGCGAAGAGTTCGACGAGATCCTGGCAACGCTCAAGGCCTCCGGCGAATTCGAATATCCGCTGAACCTGGGCATGGCCGACCAGGGTGAATGGTACCCTTATGCGTTCGGGCCGTTCCTGTGGAGCTTTGGTGGCGACATGGTGGACCGCACCACCTACGAAACCGCTGAAGGCGCCCTCAATGGCGACGCGGCAATCGCCTTTGGCGAATGGTGGCAGAGCCTGTTCACCAATGAATATGTCCCCGGCACCAGCCAGGACATGGCCGATCACGAGACCGGCTTTATTGATGGCGACTACGCCCTGCAGTGGAACGGCAATTGGGTCGCCGTGAATACGCTTAACGCACTTGGCGATGACGTGCTCTTCCTGCCGGCCCCCGACTTCGGCAACGGCCCCAAGATCGGCGGCGCATCCTGGCAGTTCGGCGTGTCCGCAACATCGGCCAATCCGGAGGGCGCCAGCGCCTTTATCGAATTTGCCCTGAAGCCGGAATATCTGGCGGCCTTCTCCGATGCCATCGGCCTGGTTCCCGCCACCGCCGAAGCCGCCGCTTTGACGAAGAACTACGCGCCCGGCGGCGCCCTCGAAGTCTTCTACGGCCTCTCCGAAGCCCAGGCCATGTTGCGTCCGGTCACCCCGGGCTATGTCTTCGAAGCGCTCGAATTCCGCAAGGCGCTGTCTGACATCGCCAATGGCGCCGATGTCGTCGACGCCCTCGACGCGGCAACCGACGCCATCAATGCCGATATCGCCCGCAACAACAATTACGCGGTGGCCAACTAG
- a CDS encoding LacI family DNA-binding transcriptional regulator, which yields MATIYDVAKAAGVSPKTVSRVMNGDAPVNQTTREAVEKAMAALNYAPSSAARAMRSQRSGLIGMITGAISTTHQFEDTGLPEIYLVQGAQRVIGQSNRTLLIADSGGQADRIPALLQTFREHRVEGILYVAEYHREVTLPANLRDLPIVLVNCFDADDTPAILPDDEGGQFALVDGLIRRGHRRIGYLTLPESQIASGLRVDGYARALQANDIAFDEQLVQVGALPIAANEFDILWDALDRVLRAEPTVICCANDKMAMRVYGLLRERGITIPQQMSVAGYDDYRMIAEHLHPGLTSAELPYAAMGARAADKLLRLINGATKPNEPNRELVSAPVAWRGSVQTRDDNVTNLHSRRKDT from the coding sequence ATGGCCACAATTTATGACGTCGCCAAAGCCGCAGGTGTCTCACCCAAGACTGTGAGCCGGGTGATGAACGGGGATGCCCCGGTCAACCAGACGACACGTGAGGCCGTTGAAAAGGCGATGGCCGCGCTCAATTACGCGCCCTCGAGCGCCGCCCGGGCCATGCGCTCGCAGCGCTCGGGCCTGATCGGTATGATTACCGGCGCCATCAGCACCACCCACCAGTTCGAAGACACCGGCCTGCCTGAAATCTATCTCGTCCAGGGCGCGCAGCGCGTTATCGGCCAGAGCAATCGCACCTTGCTGATCGCGGACAGCGGCGGCCAGGCCGACCGCATTCCAGCGCTGCTGCAGACGTTCCGCGAACACCGGGTCGAGGGCATTCTCTATGTCGCCGAATACCACCGCGAAGTCACGCTTCCGGCAAATCTGCGCGACCTGCCCATCGTTCTGGTCAATTGCTTTGACGCGGATGACACCCCTGCCATCCTGCCCGACGACGAGGGCGGACAATTTGCGCTCGTCGATGGCCTGATCCGGCGCGGCCACCGCCGCATCGGTTACCTGACCCTGCCCGAGAGCCAGATTGCCTCCGGCCTGCGCGTCGACGGCTACGCAAGGGCGCTGCAGGCCAACGACATTGCCTTTGACGAGCAATTGGTCCAGGTCGGCGCGCTGCCCATTGCCGCCAATGAATTCGACATTCTCTGGGACGCGCTCGACCGCGTCCTGCGGGCCGAGCCGACGGTCATCTGCTGCGCCAATGATAAGATGGCCATGCGTGTCTACGGCCTGCTGCGGGAACGCGGCATCACCATTCCGCAGCAGATGTCAGTCGCCGGCTACGACGACTACCGCATGATCGCCGAGCACCTTCATCCCGGCCTGACCAGCGCCGAGCTGCCATACGCAGCAATGGGCGCGAGGGCCGCCGACAAGCTGCTGCGCCTCATCAACGGCGCCACCAAACCTAACGAGCCGAACCGCGAACTGGTCTCGGCACCGGTCGCCTGGCGCGGAAGCGTCCAGACGCGTGACGACAATGTCACCAATTTGCATTCACGGAGGAAAGACACATGA
- a CDS encoding LacI family DNA-binding transcriptional regulator yields MATISDVSKRAGVSRSTVSRVVAGNGYVSSEKRRAIELAIAELGYRPNAMAQALRSNRSNVIGAVMVDIGTPYFANIVYGVQRSIRPAGKSLMVSSGYADQDQEARAIIELVDRSCDGLVLYLERPMRADAVEILRKARIPVVSIGHDHCPLSGGKVLLDNFEGARAAMRYLLEQGHRKIVYLSGDLGIGDAIDRLNGVEAGLAEFGLSLDDIEISSGLFHENFGYAAGRNLLKRRRDFTAVFAGADVIAAGLYMALGEAGLSVPDDVSVIGFDDGYHAQFMAPPLTTIRQKPDRLGDLAAEHLLTLLADPETGPLQSLVQTQLVVRSSVAVHPPEVEVV; encoded by the coding sequence ATGGCGACCATCTCCGATGTATCGAAACGCGCGGGTGTTTCCCGGTCGACCGTGTCCCGGGTCGTCGCCGGCAATGGCTATGTCTCCAGCGAGAAGCGACGGGCGATCGAGCTGGCGATAGCGGAGCTTGGCTATCGTCCCAATGCCATGGCGCAGGCCCTGCGATCCAACCGTTCAAACGTCATCGGCGCCGTCATGGTGGATATCGGCACGCCTTACTTTGCCAATATCGTCTATGGCGTCCAGCGCAGCATCCGCCCGGCCGGCAAGTCGCTGATGGTATCCTCTGGCTATGCCGACCAGGACCAGGAGGCGCGGGCCATCATCGAACTCGTCGACCGCTCCTGCGATGGCCTCGTGCTCTATCTCGAGCGTCCCATGCGCGCCGACGCCGTCGAAATCCTGCGCAAGGCCCGCATCCCGGTCGTATCCATCGGGCACGACCATTGTCCCTTGTCGGGTGGAAAAGTGCTTCTCGACAATTTCGAAGGCGCGCGCGCAGCAATGCGGTACCTGCTCGAACAGGGGCATCGCAAGATCGTCTATCTCTCGGGAGATCTGGGGATCGGCGACGCGATCGATCGGCTCAATGGCGTGGAAGCGGGGCTGGCCGAGTTCGGGCTGTCGCTCGACGATATCGAGATCAGCTCCGGCCTCTTTCATGAAAATTTCGGCTATGCGGCCGGTCGCAACCTGTTGAAGCGCCGCCGCGACTTCACGGCCGTGTTTGCCGGCGCCGATGTCATCGCCGCCGGCCTCTACATGGCCCTGGGCGAGGCCGGGCTTTCCGTGCCGGACGATGTGTCCGTCATCGGCTTTGACGATGGTTATCACGCCCAGTTCATGGCGCCCCCGCTCACCACCATCAGGCAGAAGCCGGATCGGCTGGGCGATTTGGCTGCCGAACATCTCCTGACCTTGCTGGCGGACCCGGAAACCGGGCCGTTGCAATCGCTGGTGCAGACCCAACTCGTGGTGCGCTCCAGCGTGGCTGTGCACCCACCAGAAGTGGAGGTTGTCTAG
- a CDS encoding ABC transporter substrate-binding protein: MNKVRRFAMATVGLAALGLSLPVLAQDNPVILRLHVLDSDAFVENFNPNNPTMPQQIVRDFAYEPLWIDNVWNPGNDFPALATSYEIAEDLMSITYKLREGVQWSDGEAFNADDVVFTFEYAKAHQDYPMGIDVYVEATNTGSIVSVEKIDDHTVKFNLKVPDSLARYAIGGIYTLPEHIWADVDDPKNFANTKPVATGPWTEVANFSRSSVDFCRNETSRYNEENAIDCLRFLQLNGNEQIIASMSAGDVDWLGTGLTDPEITFKPQSEFNNYWLPPGGDVNLQINTTKAPFNNLEFRKALSVAIDRETIVDISTFGLTSHTRFPVGTGEAYASWFNEEALEPYTWLMQYDPDRAAELLDAAGFVDADGDNWRDNPDGTPIQFDINIPNGWTDWINTGQTISENLQDVGINASVRTMDQGAWNDQARTGDFDSYIMWTNGGATPYNTYNPMFNPRNMEKGRVDYQAMHQMRLPEIEEALQAFRSTADRDEQMVHMNTIHTTIAENLPVIGLFANPTWYEYSTRNFEGWVTAENPFVRPTVHEGTRERVIHALALKPIAR, from the coding sequence ATGAACAAGGTGAGACGTTTCGCCATGGCGACCGTCGGTTTGGCGGCGCTGGGTCTGAGCCTGCCGGTCCTCGCCCAGGACAATCCGGTCATCCTGCGGCTGCATGTGCTGGACAGCGACGCATTCGTCGAAAACTTCAATCCCAACAATCCGACCATGCCGCAGCAGATCGTGCGCGATTTCGCCTACGAGCCGCTCTGGATCGACAATGTCTGGAATCCAGGAAACGATTTTCCGGCGCTCGCGACCTCCTATGAGATCGCCGAAGATCTGATGTCGATCACCTACAAGCTGCGCGAAGGCGTGCAGTGGAGCGATGGCGAGGCGTTCAACGCCGACGACGTCGTGTTCACCTTCGAATACGCCAAGGCCCATCAGGATTATCCGATGGGGATCGACGTCTATGTGGAGGCGACAAATACCGGCAGTATCGTCAGCGTGGAAAAGATCGACGACCATACGGTCAAGTTTAACCTCAAGGTGCCGGATTCGCTGGCGCGCTACGCCATCGGCGGCATCTACACCTTGCCAGAGCATATCTGGGCCGACGTGGATGACCCCAAGAATTTTGCCAATACCAAGCCGGTCGCCACGGGCCCCTGGACCGAAGTGGCCAATTTCAGTCGCTCGTCGGTCGATTTCTGTCGCAATGAAACCAGCCGCTACAATGAAGAAAACGCCATAGACTGCCTGCGTTTCCTCCAGCTCAACGGCAATGAACAGATCATCGCGTCCATGTCCGCAGGCGATGTCGACTGGTTGGGGACGGGGCTGACCGATCCGGAAATCACTTTCAAACCGCAATCGGAATTCAACAATTACTGGTTGCCGCCCGGTGGTGACGTGAACCTGCAGATCAATACCACCAAGGCTCCGTTCAACAATCTGGAATTCCGCAAGGCGCTGTCGGTCGCCATCGATCGCGAGACAATTGTCGATATTTCAACGTTCGGGCTGACCAGCCATACGCGCTTTCCTGTCGGTACCGGGGAGGCCTATGCATCCTGGTTCAACGAAGAGGCGCTCGAGCCCTATACATGGCTGATGCAGTATGATCCCGATCGGGCGGCCGAGTTGCTCGACGCCGCCGGGTTCGTGGACGCCGATGGTGACAATTGGCGCGACAATCCCGATGGCACGCCGATCCAGTTCGATATCAACATTCCCAATGGCTGGACCGACTGGATCAATACCGGGCAGACGATTTCGGAAAACCTGCAGGACGTCGGCATCAATGCTAGCGTCCGCACCATGGACCAGGGCGCCTGGAACGATCAGGCCCGCACCGGCGATTTCGACAGCTACATCATGTGGACCAATGGCGGGGCGACGCCATACAACACCTACAATCCGATGTTCAATCCGCGGAACATGGAAAAGGGCCGCGTCGACTACCAGGCCATGCACCAGATGCGTCTGCCTGAAATCGAAGAGGCGCTCCAGGCCTTCCGCAGCACAGCCGATCGCGACGAGCAGATGGTGCATATGAATACCATCCACACGACCATCGCCGAAAACCTGCCGGTCATCGGGCTCTTCGCCAACCCGACCTGGTACGAATACTCGACGCGCAATTTCGAGGGCTGGGTGACGGCGGAAAATCCCTTCGTCCGTCCCACCGTGCATGAAGGCACACGGGAGCGCGTCATCCACGCTCTCGCGCTGAAGCCAATCGCCCGATAG
- a CDS encoding ABC transporter permease, protein MIYILRRVAFYLAAFFVAVTLNFFIPRVMPGDPSARIIASFQGRLNEAQVEAIRASYGATGSLWEQYVGYVLQVLRFDFGISTVQFPEPTSSLLFYGATWTLVLVGIAITFAFLIGTMMGIHAAWNRGGFFDSVFTPLNVMLNAFTPAVVALLLFYAFSLELKWFPLGRAHATGLSPGFDLNFIGSVLYHATLPVLSILIVSFGGWHLGMRNVMINLLNEDFVILARAKGLSDRRVRYRYVARNAIMPQITSLALSVGFLLGGALVTEQVFNYPGLGKFTITAIESRDYSFIQAQLLLLTMSVLVANLLSDIANVILDPRLRKG, encoded by the coding sequence ATGATCTACATCCTGCGGCGTGTCGCCTTTTACCTGGCGGCGTTCTTCGTTGCGGTGACGCTCAATTTCTTTATTCCGCGCGTCATGCCGGGCGATCCTTCGGCGCGGATCATCGCCTCTTTCCAGGGGCGGTTGAACGAAGCGCAGGTGGAGGCCATCCGCGCATCCTATGGAGCGACAGGGTCCCTCTGGGAGCAGTATGTCGGCTATGTCCTGCAGGTGCTGCGCTTCGACTTCGGCATCTCCACCGTCCAGTTCCCCGAACCCACGTCGTCGCTGTTGTTTTACGGCGCGACCTGGACGCTCGTTCTGGTTGGCATCGCCATAACCTTCGCCTTCCTGATCGGCACCATGATGGGCATCCACGCGGCCTGGAACCGCGGCGGGTTTTTCGACAGCGTGTTCACCCCGCTCAATGTCATGCTCAATGCCTTTACGCCGGCGGTGGTGGCACTGTTGCTGTTCTATGCGTTTTCCCTTGAGCTCAAATGGTTTCCGCTCGGGCGCGCACACGCTACCGGCCTGTCGCCGGGGTTCGATCTCAATTTCATCGGCAGCGTGCTCTATCACGCGACCCTGCCGGTGCTCTCCATCCTGATCGTCAGCTTCGGCGGCTGGCATCTGGGCATGCGCAACGTCATGATCAATCTGCTCAACGAGGATTTCGTGATCCTGGCCCGCGCCAAGGGGCTGAGCGACCGCCGCGTGCGCTACCGCTATGTCGCCCGCAACGCGATCATGCCGCAGATCACCTCGCTGGCGCTGTCCGTCGGTTTCCTGCTTGGCGGGGCGCTCGTGACCGAGCAGGTGTTCAACTATCCCGGGCTCGGCAAATTCACCATCACCGCCATCGAGAGCCGGGACTATTCCTTCATCCAGGCCCAGCTCCTGTTGCTGACCATGTCGGTGCTGGTCGCCAACCTCCTGTCCGACATCGCCAATGTCATTCTCGACCCCCGTTTGAGAAAGGGTTGA
- a CDS encoding ABC transporter permease, producing the protein MADITQTRAASLLDRLDEAALASAAPTQEELMRELCIKARPGWTSSLPPSLAAFVTNPKGMFGVILLLALILFSILAPIFSDYNPHRRAGKPHVAPGYEHVLGTTRMGKDVYTQVAYGGRISLAVGFGAGLASAAIGLAIGIAAGYFGGRVDDILTFFVNVVLVLPGLPLIIVIASLVDSAGPLVIGIVLALTGWGWSARTIRTQTLSLRTREFVLSAELMGERKWRIILKEIFPNMLSFFMGGLVLGTISAILAEAALSFIGLGDPNAVTWGTMLYWAQNNMALQSGAWWEIWPPAVAIMLTGAALVMINFAVDEITNPQLKASRGIGRIKRYLRRRGRSADVF; encoded by the coding sequence ATGGCCGACATTACCCAGACCAGAGCGGCTTCACTGCTTGATCGCCTCGACGAGGCAGCCCTCGCCAGCGCTGCGCCGACCCAGGAAGAATTGATGCGGGAATTGTGCATCAAGGCGCGGCCGGGATGGACGAGCAGCCTGCCGCCTTCACTTGCCGCTTTCGTCACCAATCCAAAAGGGATGTTCGGCGTCATCCTACTTCTCGCCTTGATCCTCTTTTCGATCCTTGCGCCCATTTTCAGCGACTACAATCCGCACCGCCGCGCCGGCAAACCCCACGTCGCGCCGGGCTACGAACATGTTCTGGGGACCACGCGGATGGGCAAGGATGTCTATACGCAGGTGGCCTATGGCGGGCGCATCAGCCTTGCGGTGGGTTTCGGGGCCGGCCTCGCCTCGGCGGCAATCGGCTTGGCCATTGGCATTGCGGCAGGCTATTTCGGGGGCAGGGTCGACGATATCCTCACCTTCTTCGTCAATGTCGTACTGGTCCTGCCGGGGCTGCCGCTGATCATCGTCATCGCGAGCCTTGTGGATAGTGCAGGGCCCCTTGTCATCGGCATTGTCCTGGCGCTGACCGGCTGGGGCTGGTCCGCACGCACCATCAGGACGCAGACGCTTTCCCTGCGCACGCGGGAATTCGTTCTCTCCGCCGAGCTGATGGGCGAGAGGAAATGGCGCATCATCCTCAAGGAAATCTTCCCCAACATGCTCAGCTTCTTCATGGGCGGGCTGGTGCTGGGCACGATTTCGGCCATCCTCGCCGAGGCGGCGCTGAGCTTCATCGGTCTCGGCGATCCCAACGCCGTGACCTGGGGCACCATGCTCTACTGGGCGCAGAACAATATGGCGCTGCAATCGGGGGCCTGGTGGGAGATCTGGCCGCCGGCCGTCGCCATCATGCTCACTGGCGCGGCGCTGGTGATGATCAATTTCGCCGTCGATGAGATCACCAATCCCCAGCTCAAGGCCTCGCGCGGGATCGGCCGTATCAAACGCTATCTGCGGCGCCGGGGGAGAAGTGCCGATGTCTTCTGA
- a CDS encoding ABC transporter ATP-binding protein, translating to MSSDRALMEVRNLTVDYVGEHSIARAVNGIDFDIREGEAFGLAGESGCGKSTVAFALARLTRLPGLVSGGEIRLNGEDVLKFDKARLKAYRWNEVSFVFQSAMNALNPVIPVSEQIMDVIETHQPELGEDGARKRAIELFELVGIPPRRLDDYSHQFSGGMRQRICIAIALALNPRLIIMDEPTTALDVVVQRDIIEQIVELKARLGFSVLFITHDLGLMIEFCDRIGVMYSGELVEVAPAESILENALHPYTRALGNSFPPLTGPRLRMEGIPGTPPDLRSLPQGCRFAPRCPHAMDICRSINPELRFYPESKSEAACHLLN from the coding sequence ATGTCTTCTGATCGTGCCCTGATGGAGGTCCGAAACCTCACCGTCGATTATGTGGGCGAGCATTCTATTGCCCGCGCGGTGAATGGCATCGATTTTGACATCCGCGAAGGCGAGGCCTTCGGGCTCGCAGGCGAGAGTGGCTGTGGCAAGTCCACCGTGGCGTTCGCACTCGCCCGGTTGACCCGCTTGCCGGGTCTCGTCTCGGGCGGCGAAATCCGCCTCAATGGCGAGGACGTGCTCAAATTCGACAAGGCGCGGCTCAAGGCCTATCGCTGGAACGAGGTCAGCTTCGTCTTCCAGTCGGCCATGAATGCGCTCAATCCGGTGATCCCGGTGTCCGAGCAGATCATGGATGTGATCGAGACGCACCAGCCAGAGCTTGGCGAAGACGGTGCCCGCAAGCGGGCCATCGAATTGTTCGAACTGGTCGGCATTCCACCGCGCCGCCTCGACGATTATTCGCACCAGTTCTCCGGCGGCATGCGCCAGCGCATCTGTATCGCCATCGCACTGGCGCTCAATCCGCGCCTCATCATCATGGACGAGCCGACCACGGCGCTCGACGTGGTGGTGCAGCGCGACATCATCGAGCAGATCGTCGAACTGAAGGCCCGGCTTGGGTTTTCCGTCCTCTTCATCACCCATGATCTCGGGCTGATGATCGAGTTTTGCGACCGCATAGGCGTGATGTATTCGGGGGAATTGGTTGAAGTCGCTCCGGCCGAGTCCATCCTCGAGAACGCGCTTCACCCCTATACCCGCGCGCTCGGCAACAGCTTTCCGCCGCTGACCGGGCCACGACTGCGCATGGAGGGTATTCCGGGCACGCCGCCCGATCTGCGCTCGCTGCCGCAAGGCTGCCGGTTTGCCCCGCGTTGTCCGCACGCGATGGACATCTGCCGCTCGATCAATCCCGAGTTGCGCTTTTATCCCGAAAGCAAGAGCGAGGCCGCATGTCACTTGCTGAACTAG
- a CDS encoding ABC transporter ATP-binding protein, translated as MSLAELDPLGTIDRAGDTVIEMDNVDKEFVLGGAFLNQTLLKALTGVSIKLTRGRALALVGESGSGKSTCARMLARAYEPTGGVIRFHGEDISGFRGARLQRYRSDVQMVFQDPFGSLNPTQSIGYHLERPLRLHRPDIVGKAAIEAEMLQLLESVGLRPAADYLKRRPHELSGGQRQRVAIARALSVQPQVLLADEPTSMLDVSVRLGILNLLEDLKRDRQLAALYITHDIATARYFAEEAAVMYAGHVVEQGPSREITDNPRHPYTQLLIEAVPNPHRKIAVVPGRRATDIPLWTNHSRGCPFVSRCPRASAICKETMPEAAAVGPGHTARCHHLG; from the coding sequence ATGTCACTTGCTGAACTAGACCCATTGGGCACCATTGATCGGGCCGGCGATACCGTCATCGAGATGGACAATGTCGACAAGGAATTCGTCCTCGGCGGGGCCTTTCTCAACCAGACCCTTCTCAAGGCCCTGACCGGGGTCTCGATCAAGCTGACGCGGGGCCGCGCCCTCGCGCTGGTCGGCGAATCCGGGTCGGGGAAATCGACCTGTGCCCGCATGCTGGCCCGCGCCTATGAGCCAACGGGTGGCGTCATCCGTTTCCACGGCGAAGATATCAGCGGCTTCAGGGGCGCTCGCCTGCAGCGATATCGCTCGGATGTGCAGATGGTGTTCCAGGATCCGTTTGGATCACTCAATCCTACGCAGTCCATTGGCTATCACCTCGAGCGCCCACTGCGCCTGCATCGCCCCGATATTGTCGGCAAAGCGGCGATCGAGGCCGAAATGCTCCAACTTCTCGAAAGTGTCGGACTACGACCGGCCGCCGACTACCTCAAGCGCCGCCCGCACGAACTGTCCGGGGGCCAGCGCCAGCGCGTTGCCATTGCCCGCGCGCTTTCTGTGCAGCCGCAAGTGCTTCTGGCCGATGAGCCAACCTCCATGCTCGACGTTTCCGTGCGCCTCGGCATCCTCAATCTGCTCGAAGACCTCAAGCGGGATCGGCAGCTTGCCGCGCTCTACATCACGCATGATATCGCGACGGCCCGCTATTTTGCCGAAGAGGCCGCAGTCATGTATGCAGGCCATGTGGTGGAGCAGGGCCCGAGCCGGGAAATCACCGACAATCCCCGACACCCCTATACGCAATTGCTGATCGAAGCCGTGCCCAACCCGCATCGAAAGATCGCCGTCGTGCCAGGCCGTCGGGCAACAGACATCCCGCTCTGGACCAACCATAGCCGTGGCTGTCCGTTCGTCTCGCGTTGCCCCCGCGCCAGCGCGATCTGCAAGGAGACGATGCCGGAAGCTGCGGCTGTGGGACCCGGTCACACGGCCAGATGTCATCATCTGGGGTGA
- the ugpC gene encoding sn-glycerol-3-phosphate ABC transporter ATP-binding protein UgpC, with translation MASVTLSEVRKAYSGFEVVHGIDLEVQSGEFLVLVGPSGCGKSTLLRMIAGLEEITDGTISIGDRVVNDLPASQRNLSMVFQSYALYPHMSVRKNLAFGLGNLRMPKDEIARRVAEAAKILQIEELLERKPRQLSGGQKQRVAIGRAIVREPQLFLFDEPLSNLDAELRVQMRVELAGLYNRLGTTMIYVTHDQIEAMTMATRIAVLNKGRLEQVGTPYELYNAPKNLFVASFIGSPKMNLIKGNSSGTAIDLTGLGTLPRAAGAGPVTLGVRPEHLALGAPGDISVEGTITLIEYLGSEVFIYVALPDGQTLLAQAPGNVRHQRGEKVSVSFRAEDTHLFDADGLRIEAAQ, from the coding sequence ATGGCATCCGTTACCCTTTCAGAAGTCCGCAAGGCTTATTCCGGCTTCGAAGTCGTCCACGGCATCGACCTCGAAGTGCAGTCCGGCGAATTCCTCGTGCTGGTCGGCCCATCCGGCTGCGGAAAATCAACGCTCCTGCGCATGATCGCCGGGCTCGAGGAGATCACCGACGGCACGATTTCCATTGGCGACCGCGTGGTCAACGACCTCCCGGCCAGCCAGCGCAACCTCTCCATGGTGTTCCAGTCCTACGCCCTCTACCCGCACATGTCGGTGCGCAAGAACCTGGCGTTCGGCCTCGGCAATCTGCGCATGCCCAAGGACGAGATCGCCCGCCGCGTTGCCGAAGCCGCAAAAATCCTCCAGATCGAGGAACTGCTTGAGCGCAAGCCCCGCCAGCTCTCCGGCGGCCAGAAGCAGCGCGTCGCAATCGGCCGCGCCATTGTGCGCGAACCGCAGCTTTTCCTTTTTGACGAACCCCTCTCCAACCTCGATGCGGAATTGCGCGTGCAGATGCGCGTCGAACTCGCCGGGCTCTACAATCGCCTCGGCACCACCATGATCTACGTCACCCACGACCAGATCGAGGCCATGACCATGGCGACCCGCATCGCCGTGCTCAACAAGGGTCGGCTCGAGCAGGTCGGCACCCCCTACGAGCTCTACAACGCGCCGAAAAACCTCTTCGTCGCCAGCTTCATCGGCTCGCCGAAGATGAACCTCATCAAGGGCAATTCGAGCGGCACCGCTATCGATCTGACGGGCCTCGGGACTTTGCCGCGCGCAGCCGGGGCTGGACCGGTCACCCTCGGCGTTCGCCCCGAACATCTGGCCCTCGGCGCCCCCGGCGACATCTCGGTCGAGGGCACGATCACCCTCATCGAATATCTCGGCAGCGAGGTCTTTATCTATGTCGCCCTGCCTGACGGACAGACCCTTCTCGCCCAGGCGCCCGGCAATGTCCGCCACCAGCGCGGGGAAAAGGTTAGCGTGAGTTTCCGCGCCGAAGACACCCACCTCTTCGACGCCGATGGCCTGCGCATCGAGGCCGCCCAGTGA